One window of the Paraburkholderia sp. PGU19 genome contains the following:
- a CDS encoding DUF3300 domain-containing protein, which yields MPLAACFVAPTDAVAQTPAKVSNQQLDSLTAPIALYPDALLAQVLMASTFPQDVTAAAAWSKANSQYKGDDAVKAVASEPWDPSVQSLVAFPQVLATMDSKPDWVQQIGNAFLAQPNDVMDSVQRLRKQAQSSGNLKSSEQQKVIVEQSTIQIVPANPQVVYVPTYNPTVVYGTWPYPAYPPVYMPPPPGYAIASGFMTGLAFGAGVAVANSLWGGFNWNNHDVNINVNRYNNINVNNRINSNTSTANWNRNESINRNNANFNRNNANLNNSNVAAQRDQFRGRDASRAQAQQTLQNRTGQNLSGNASQRVQNIHQGGANAGNVRNSAQNLNRDNALRGSGDAAGSRQELQRGQASRQSLANNGGANNRLGSGGGGQQFNGAQAGGGRSGGGGGGGGFQHGGGGGGGGGGFQRGGGGGGGGFHRR from the coding sequence ATGCCGCTCGCTGCGTGCTTCGTCGCGCCCACTGACGCTGTCGCGCAAACGCCCGCGAAAGTCTCGAACCAGCAACTCGATTCGCTGACAGCGCCCATTGCGCTCTACCCCGACGCGCTGCTCGCGCAGGTGCTGATGGCATCGACGTTCCCGCAGGACGTGACGGCGGCCGCCGCGTGGTCGAAGGCGAACTCGCAGTACAAGGGCGATGACGCCGTGAAAGCCGTCGCCTCGGAACCGTGGGACCCGAGCGTGCAATCGCTGGTCGCGTTTCCGCAGGTGCTCGCGACGATGGACTCGAAACCCGACTGGGTGCAGCAGATCGGCAACGCGTTCCTCGCGCAGCCGAACGATGTGATGGACTCGGTGCAGCGCTTGCGCAAGCAGGCGCAGTCGTCTGGCAATCTGAAATCGAGCGAGCAGCAAAAGGTGATCGTCGAGCAGAGCACGATCCAGATCGTGCCCGCCAATCCGCAGGTGGTCTACGTGCCGACCTATAACCCGACCGTCGTCTACGGCACGTGGCCCTACCCGGCCTATCCGCCCGTCTATATGCCGCCGCCTCCCGGTTACGCGATCGCATCGGGGTTCATGACAGGGCTAGCGTTCGGCGCGGGCGTGGCCGTCGCCAATTCGCTATGGGGCGGCTTCAACTGGAACAACCATGACGTCAACATCAACGTCAACCGCTACAACAACATCAACGTCAACAACCGGATCAACTCGAATACGTCAACCGCGAACTGGAACCGCAACGAGAGCATCAACCGCAATAACGCGAACTTCAATCGCAACAACGCCAATCTCAACAACAGCAATGTCGCTGCGCAGCGCGACCAGTTTCGCGGGCGCGACGCGTCGCGGGCGCAGGCGCAGCAGACGCTGCAGAACCGCACCGGCCAGAACCTGAGCGGCAACGCGAGCCAGCGCGTGCAGAACATCCATCAGGGCGGCGCTAACGCGGGCAATGTCCGCAACAGCGCGCAAAACCTGAACCGCGACAACGCTTTGCGCGGCTCGGGCGACGCCGCGGGCTCGCGGCAGGAGTTGCAGCGCGGCCAGGCGAGCCGCCAGTCGCTGGCGAACAACGGTGGCGCGAACAACCGGCTCGGCTCGGGCGGCGGCGGACAGCAGTTCAATGGCGCGCAGGCGGGCGGCGGCCGGTCCGGTGGTGGTGGTGGTGGTGGAGGCTTCCAGCATGGCGGCGGAGGCGGCGGAGGCGGTGGAGGCTTCCAGCGTGGCGGTGGCGGTGGCGGTGGCGGATTCCATCGCCGCTAG